The Phalacrocorax carbo chromosome 23, bPhaCar2.1, whole genome shotgun sequence genome includes a window with the following:
- the LOC104043337 gene encoding C4b-binding protein alpha chain-like, protein MPASESGRQRDRAAVLGLFLAAALVVAVQSICFVPPRFPSAELKEKFRGDTTFPQGSVVEYVCRPGYVRNFNTQTLLVCGRNGEWHGSDEMCTPKSCAFPGEPPNGRLILTGKLSFGSTVNFTCNTGYRLVGESQIHCVIKDGAVTWDRRIPFCEPIPCSPPPEIANGEHSGTDKELFEYGASVTYRCHTVRRGETPFVLVGDASIFCTTTDNINGVWSKPAPECKVVNCEHPRVENGKLLSGYRAEYTYGDTVMFDCNLRYTMNGSDSSTCTENNLWDPPLPLCQLSSCENPPDVRNAVKAKLAGNLFPVDTVITYECREGYQFSPGETTRNIMCLPDFTWTETPQPCERIHCPRPDVSNGKPLSIWGDTDSYTYGDRLQIMCNDGYTFKGHGNNIVLQCTSDGRWDPAVPECTPELSCPKPATAHRREVYKSKNDYTAGTQLRLACDSGYVLRGQDFTECQPDASWSPPLPFCDEACGPPPKIANGQHSGLGQEQFPYGAEVTYSCVEGLSLIGDASIYCTSDDGVNLAWSGAAPECRVVRCPRPSVERGRMTPQRFTFPYGAAVQFSCDEGFVLRGDAESRCQADGTWQPPLPTCQPVLCPQPSEQGDLVISPRKLRYEVNDTLFFYCKRGGRSSARSEAICSANGTWKPPPTCKKNDVCEKILQNKENFQCGVPLTELKTLLEVQKLYLEIQKLEKELKPTAYG, encoded by the exons ATGCCAGCTTCAGAATCGGGGAGGCAGAGGGATCGCGCTGCTGTCCTTGGGTTATTCCTTGCCGCCGCTCTTGTTGTGGCTGTCCAGA GTATCTGCTTTGTTCCGCCGCGTTTCCCGTCTGCAGAACTCAAGGAGAAATTCCGTGGCGACACCACGTTTCCCCAAGGTTCGGTGGTGGAATATGTGTGTCGTCCAGGTTACGTGAGaaattttaacacccaaacccTCCTTGTTTGTGGAAGGAACGGTGAGTGGCACGGATCAGACGAGATGTGTACAC CAAAGTCGTGCGCCTTCCCTGGAGAGCCGCCCAACGGCAGACTCATCCTCACAGGAAAGTTGAGTTTTGGTTCAACAGTGAACTTCACCTGCAACACCGG GTACAGACTGGTTGGAGAGTCTCAAATTCACTGCGTGATTAAAGATGGGGCTGTTACATGGGACAGACGTATTCCCTTCTGTGAGC CAATACCGTGCTCACCCCCTCCAGAAATCGCTAACGGGGAGCACAGCGGAACTGACAAAGAGCTCTTTGAATACGGAGCGTCCGTCACGTACCGGTGCCACACCGTCAGAAGGGGAGAGACACCTTTCGTGCTGGTGGGAGATGCCTCTATTTTCTGTACAACCACAGATAACATAAATGGTGTCTGGAGCAAGCCAGCCCCGGAGTGCAAAG TGGTTAACTGTGAGCATCCGAGAGTGGAGAACGGGAAGCTGCTGAGCGGGTACCGAGCTGAGTACACCTACGGAGACACGGTCATGTTTGACTGCAACCTCCGCTACACCATGAACGGCAGCGATTCATCCACGTGCACAGAAAACAACCTCTGGGACCCCCCGCTGCCGCTCTGCCAGCTCA GTAGCTGTGAGAACCCTCCAGACGTGCGTAACGCTGTTAAAGCAAAACTTGCTGGCAATTTGTTCCCCGTGGACACCGTCATTACCTACGAGTGCAGGGAGGGCTACCAGTTCAGTCCAGGAGAAACCACGCGGAACATAATGTGTCTGCCGGATTTTACATGGACCGAAACTCCGCAGCCTTGTGAAA GAATCCATTGCCCGCGTCCGGATGTCAGCAATGGAAAGCCCTTAAGTATATGGGGAGATACAGACAGTTACACGTACGGAGACAGACTGCAAATTATGTGTAATGACGGCTACACTTTCAAAGGTCACGGCAATAACATCGTCCTTCAGTGTACAAGCGACGGTAGATGGGATCCAGCAGTACCGGAGTGCACGCCAG AACTTAGTTGCCCAAAGCCAGCTACTGCTCATAGAAGAGAGgtttataaaagcaaaaatgactACACAGCTGGGACACAGCTGCGGCTGGCGTGTGATTCAGGCTATGTCCTCAGGGGCCAGGACTTTACTGAGTGTCAGCCTGATGCGAGCTGGTCTCCCCCATTACCGTTTTGCGATGAAG CCTGTGGACCCCCTCCAAAAATTGCCAACGGGCAGCACTCTGGCTTGGGACAGGAGCAGTTCCCGTATGGCGCGGAGGTGACGTACAGCTGCGTGGAGGGTCTGTCCCTCATCGGGGATGCCTCCATCTACTGCACCTCCGACGACGGGGTGAACCTGGCGTGGAGTGGAGCTGCCCCGGAGTGCAGGG TGGTTCGGTGCCCCAGGCCCTCGGTCGAGAGGGGAAGGATGACTCCGCAGAGGTTCACCTTTCCCTACGGGGCGGCCGTGCAGTTCTCCTGCGACGAAGGCTTCGTGCTGCGTGGTGATGCCGAGAGCCGGTGCCAGGCCGACGGCACCTGGCAGCCTCCCCTGCCCACCTGCCAGCCAG ttctgtgtCCTCAGCCTTCAGAACAGGGGGACCTAGTCATTTCCCCTCGGAAATTAAGATACGAGGTGAATGACACTCTGTTTTTCTACTGCAAGCGTGGCGGACGTTCATCAGCAAGGTCAGAAGCTATTTGCTCAGCTAACGGCACATGGAAACCACCACCCACGTGT aaaaagaatgatgtATGTGAGAAGATTcttcaaaacaaggaaaatttcCAGTGCGGAGTTCCTCTGACAGAACTGAAAACTCTGCTGGAAGTCCAAAAACTGTACCTGGAGATCCAGAAACTTGAAAAGGAGCTAAAACCCACAGCATATGGCTGA
- the LOC135316851 gene encoding complement receptor type 2-like, with amino-acid sequence MRAFLRWPGQLLAVVVLALQPAGTLEGQCRVPGVTHGQLKPAQNFTYGSTATLECDAGYVPVGATTTLRCLSSGRWYPWVPACVPGQCPSPPAVDHADRNPQREFPVGTTVTYFCRTGYTLVPEVSPVTTCLKNFTWSVIPKICEKTRCPSPAIQHGREISPQKAEYTFGHQVDFQCDAGYTLRGSQRIQCWSDGTWRPPVPYCDKVCGPPPKIANGQHSGLRTEQFPYGLEVKYSCAEGLSLIGDDSIYCTSDDGVNLAWSGAAPECRVVRCPRPSVERGRMTPQRFTFPYGAAVQFSCDEGFVLRGDAESRCQADGTWQPPLPTCQPVLCPQPHMVNGRLKSTLDSKMWYQTNATVTFECLKGYHFSDNGDVSSEDSRTATCLPDGNWTPLPKCKQDRDTDVCEEIHYIGAVFECGVPIAELKTLLEIQKLFLEIKKLKVELENLNKSVL; translated from the exons aTGCGGGCGTTTCTCCGCTGGCCGGGGCAGCTTCTGGCGGTGGTGGTGCTTGCgctgcagccagctgggacTCTCG AGGGTCAGTGTCGCGTCCCAGGTGTCACCCACGGACAGCTGAAACCTGCACAGAACTTCACCTACGGCAGCACAGCCACGCTTGAGTGCGATGCCGGCTACGTCCCCGTGGgtgccaccaccaccctgcGGTGCCTCAGCAGTGGCAGATGGTATCCGTGGGTGCCTGCCTGCGTCCCAG GTCAGtgtccctcccctcctgccgTCGACCATGCGGACCGAAACCCTCAGCGCGAGTTTCCAGTCGGGACAACCGTGACCTACTTCTGCAGAACTGGATACACTTTGGTCCCCGAAGTCTCTCCAGTAACTACGTGCCTTAAAAACTTCACATGGTCCGTAATTCCAAAGATTTGCGAGA AGACGCGGTGTCCCAGCCCGGCCATCCAGCACGGGAGAGAGATCAGCCCCCAAAAAGCTGAATACACCTTTGGGCACCAGGTGGATTTTCAGTGTGACGCCGGCTACACGCTGAGGGGCAGCCAGAGGATCCAGTGCTGGTCTGACGGGACGTGGAGACCCCCCGTGCCGTACTGCGACAAGG TTTGTGGCCCCCCTCCAAAAATCGCCAACGGGCAGCACTCTGGCTTGAGAACAGAGCAGTTCCCGTATGGCTTAGAAGTAAAATACAGCTGCGCGGAGGGTCTGTCCCTCATCGGGGATGACTCCATCTACTGCACCTCCGACGACGGGGTGAACCTGGCGTGGAGCGGAGCTGCCCCGGAGTGCAGGG TGGTTCGGTGCCCCAGGCCCTCGGTCGAGAGGGGAAGGATGACTCCGCAGAGGTTCACCTTTCCCTACGGGGCGGCCGTGCAGTTCTCCTGCGACGAAGGCTTCGTGCTGCGCGGTGATGCCGAGAGCCGGTGCCAGGCCGACGGCACCTGGCAGCCTCCCCTGCCCACCTGCCAGCCAG ttctgtGTCCGCAACCACACATGGTCAACGGAAGGCTGAAAAGCACTTTGGATAGTAAAATGTGGTACCAAACAAATGCGACTGTTACTTTTGAATGCCTTAAAGGATACCACTTTTCAGACAATGGAGACGTGTCTTCAGAAGACTCTCGGACAGCCACGTGCTTGCCTGACGGCAACTGGACTCCGCTGCCCAAGTGT aAGCAAGACCGTGACACTGATGTGTGCGAAGAGATTCATTATATTGGAGCGGTCTTTGAATGCGGTGTGCCTATCGCAGAACTGAAAactctgctggaaatacaaaaaCTGTTTCTGGAGATTAAAAAACTAAAGGTGGAACTAGAAAACTTGAATAAGAGTGTCCTGTAA